A part of Myxococcales bacterium genomic DNA contains:
- a CDS encoding hydrogenase maturation nickel metallochaperone HypA, whose product MHEVSLVHALFDQLDRAIAPHPPQAVRLVTLRVGELAGVEPTLLRTAFEGCRSERGFAAAELAITEERAAWTCRECGAAVPGGGPLGCACGGHARLAAGDALVFDRVELEVADV is encoded by the coding sequence ATGCATGAGGTGTCGCTCGTGCACGCGCTCTTCGACCAGCTCGACCGCGCGATCGCGCCGCACCCGCCCCAGGCCGTGCGCCTCGTGACCCTTCGTGTTGGCGAGCTCGCGGGCGTCGAGCCCACGCTCCTCCGCACCGCGTTCGAGGGCTGCCGAAGCGAGCGGGGCTTCGCGGCGGCGGAGCTCGCGATCACCGAGGAACGCGCGGCGTGGACGTGCCGAGAGTGCGGCGCGGCGGTGCCCGGCGGCGGCCCGCTCGGGTGCGCGTGCGGCGGCCACGCGCGCCTCGCAGCGGGCGACGCGCTCGTCTTCGATCGGGTCGAGCTGGAGGTGGCGGATGTGTGA
- the hypB gene encoding hydrogenase nickel incorporation protein HypB has protein sequence MCDVCGCGDPRKITIDVHASLLSENDHEAAHLREHFASKRVLALNLMGSPGSGKTALVEAIAGWLSTPRARPPLRLAAVSGDLATSLDAERLARAGVPSAAITTGSACHLDASMVHHALHGPLAAAVDDCDVFFIENVGNLVCPAIYDLGEAARVVVLSVTEGVDKPLKYPVMFRRADLVVFTKTDLLPHLPGVSLGELHANLARVMPAPRALEVSATSGAGVGELVAWLEALRDARCGRPAEVHQPGPEPG, from the coding sequence ATGTGTGACGTGTGCGGCTGCGGAGACCCTCGCAAGATCACGATCGACGTGCACGCGTCGCTGCTCTCGGAGAACGACCACGAGGCGGCGCACCTCCGCGAGCACTTCGCCTCGAAGCGCGTGCTGGCGCTGAACCTCATGGGCTCGCCGGGCTCCGGAAAGACCGCGCTCGTCGAGGCCATCGCGGGCTGGCTGTCCACTCCGCGCGCGCGCCCGCCCCTCCGGCTCGCCGCGGTGAGCGGCGATCTGGCGACGTCCCTCGACGCCGAGCGCCTCGCGCGCGCCGGGGTCCCGTCGGCCGCGATCACCACGGGCTCGGCGTGCCACCTCGACGCGTCGATGGTCCACCACGCGCTCCACGGCCCGCTCGCCGCGGCGGTGGACGACTGCGACGTGTTCTTCATCGAGAACGTGGGCAACCTCGTGTGCCCCGCGATCTACGATCTCGGGGAGGCCGCGCGCGTGGTCGTGCTCTCGGTCACCGAGGGCGTCGACAAACCCCTCAAGTACCCGGTCATGTTCCGCCGCGCCGATCTCGTCGTGTTCACGAAGACCGACCTCTTGCCGCACCTGCCCGGGGTCTCGCTGGGCGAGCTCCACGCGAACCTCGCGCGCGTGATGCCGGCGCCACGCGCCCTCGAGGTGTCGGCCACGAGCGGCGCGGGCGTGGGCGAGCTCGTGGCGTGGCTCGAGGCCCTGCGCGACGCGCGGTGTGGGCGACCGGCCGAGGTGCACCAGCCCGGCCCCGAGCCCGGGTAG
- a CDS encoding TfoX/Sxy family protein — protein sequence MAYDEGLAERIREGLADERDVTEKKMFGGVAFMLRGSMFVGIVKEDLMVRVGAEAHEGALREPHARTMDFTGKPMRGYVYVAPPGYARDDALRAWLARGLAFVSALPAKGEGKRPAKGAAASPAARPPRKAPAKGTPKKTPRPKARAT from the coding sequence ATGGCGTACGACGAGGGGCTCGCAGAGCGCATCCGCGAGGGGCTGGCCGACGAGCGCGACGTCACCGAGAAGAAGATGTTCGGCGGCGTGGCGTTCATGCTCCGCGGGAGCATGTTCGTCGGCATCGTGAAGGAAGACCTGATGGTCCGCGTGGGCGCCGAGGCCCACGAAGGCGCCCTGCGCGAGCCGCACGCGCGGACGATGGACTTCACCGGCAAGCCGATGCGCGGGTACGTGTACGTGGCGCCGCCCGGCTACGCGCGCGACGACGCGCTCCGGGCCTGGCTCGCGCGCGGCCTCGCGTTCGTGAGCGCCCTCCCCGCCAAGGGCGAGGGGAAGCGGCCCGCGAAGGGGGCGGCGGCCTCCCCGGCGGCGCGCCCCCCGCGCAAGGCGCCTGCGAAGGGCACCCCCAAAAAGACTCCGCGGCCCAAGGCACGCGCGACCTGA
- a CDS encoding trypsin-like serine protease, with amino-acid sequence MRTKSHRMLLAGCVLWAASACSSSAEDPSFFAGVSRTGGPFADRSGTAERRATVARYPFVAIVLDEGRHHCSGTLVRPDLLVTARHCLLARDRVSVVFPSDGVFRFGVAPAAGSVVVETKDVLSFEADAPSSSGLAENDIAYITLQEGSTRAVAGPLPAISFTPLPPGRALALVGFPDYRPAPTNRIESANCSTTGKVGDQAPYGKGLIETSCAASNGDSGGGVFAFTNDGAPVLVGVVSHTFAVSPESVEVIVPTGKDAFGSYVPASMSALPRATRR; translated from the coding sequence GTGCGCACCAAGAGCCATCGAATGCTCCTCGCGGGGTGCGTGCTCTGGGCCGCGAGCGCGTGCAGCTCCTCTGCCGAGGACCCGAGCTTCTTCGCGGGAGTGTCTCGCACGGGGGGGCCTTTCGCGGACCGGTCCGGGACAGCCGAGCGGCGGGCGACGGTGGCGCGGTACCCGTTCGTCGCCATCGTGCTCGACGAAGGGCGCCACCACTGCTCGGGAACCTTGGTTCGCCCCGACCTCCTGGTCACCGCGCGCCATTGCCTCCTCGCGCGCGACAGGGTCAGCGTCGTCTTCCCTTCGGACGGAGTGTTTCGCTTCGGCGTCGCGCCGGCCGCCGGCAGCGTGGTCGTCGAGACGAAGGACGTTCTCTCATTCGAAGCCGATGCGCCGAGCTCCTCGGGGCTCGCCGAGAATGACATCGCGTACATTACCCTACAGGAGGGCTCTACCCGCGCCGTCGCGGGCCCACTCCCGGCGATCTCGTTCACCCCCCTGCCCCCAGGTCGTGCGCTCGCCCTCGTGGGGTTTCCCGACTATCGGCCCGCGCCCACCAACCGCATCGAGTCCGCGAATTGCTCGACGACCGGCAAGGTGGGCGATCAAGCCCCGTACGGGAAGGGACTGATCGAGACCTCCTGCGCGGCGTCGAATGGCGACTCCGGAGGGGGGGTCTTCGCCTTCACGAACGACGGAGCCCCGGTCCTGGTCGGCGTCGTAAGCCACACCTTCGCCGTCAGCCCCGAGAGCGTCGAGGTCATCGTCCCCACGGGCAAAGACGCCTTCGGCAGCTACGTGCCGGCGAGCATGAGCGCGCTCCCCCGGGCGACGCGCAGGTAG
- a CDS encoding pectate lyase precursor, with protein sequence MRAGVPARPTPAPVRALGRCVPSGARGLSAAVAAGLSPPPAPPPLPGRGGPAGGGPAVIVTTLAARGPGSLQEALDRAGPRVVVFAVSGVIEGDVEVTRGDVTIAGQTAPGAGITLHGRLAGAYDASVGNIVVRHLRVRPPPRLETRADGARHDAVQFSRNTRVMLDHVTASWASDETVDVYEARDLTLQDSTVEESSLTGHPEGRHNYGFIAGPDSARISVLRTLFAHHFRRAPAFATGPAELRGSVIYDVRDGFVHDNPAEGAFHVVGNVWKRGRSSRLAPFVLEDEDPGSGDVLYVVRDNRVDDPGNLVGRVADPFAERGRHPSFEDLPAGVDTGLDGPLPGMVYPARKLTAEEAYPLVLARSGAFPRDVVTRRTIEDVRTRCGAWGAKPPPDLLAGLAPVAPPEDADRDGIADAWERARGLSPADPEDAKRPLDGEYTALEVYVNELAEALVRAAPPVAPDAEGPCPDVAPDFGEGRPAAKVVGCSCDAGGGAPGPPLEALVAGLGLAALFSAGRRARRARA encoded by the coding sequence ATGCGCGCGGGCGTCCCCGCCCGCCCGACGCCTGCGCCCGTGCGCGCCCTCGGTCGCTGCGTTCCGTCGGGCGCGCGCGGGCTCTCCGCCGCCGTGGCGGCGGGGCTCTCGCCGCCCCCGGCCCCCCCCCCGCTCCCCGGGCGGGGGGGCCCGGCGGGCGGCGGGCCGGCGGTGATCGTGACGACCCTCGCCGCGCGAGGCCCCGGCTCGCTGCAAGAGGCGCTCGACCGCGCGGGGCCGCGCGTCGTCGTGTTCGCGGTCTCGGGAGTGATCGAGGGCGACGTCGAGGTGACCCGGGGCGACGTGACCATCGCGGGGCAGACCGCGCCCGGCGCGGGCATCACGCTGCATGGGCGCCTCGCGGGGGCCTACGACGCGAGCGTGGGCAACATCGTCGTGCGGCACCTGCGCGTCCGCCCGCCGCCGCGGCTCGAGACCCGCGCGGACGGCGCGCGCCACGACGCCGTCCAGTTCTCCCGGAACACGCGGGTCATGCTCGACCACGTGACGGCGTCGTGGGCGTCCGACGAGACCGTCGACGTGTACGAGGCGCGCGACCTCACGCTGCAAGACTCGACGGTGGAGGAGTCGAGCCTCACCGGCCACCCCGAGGGGCGCCACAACTACGGCTTCATCGCCGGCCCCGACAGCGCGCGGATCTCGGTGCTGCGCACCCTCTTCGCGCACCACTTTCGCCGCGCGCCCGCCTTCGCCACGGGCCCCGCGGAGCTGCGAGGCTCGGTGATCTACGACGTGCGCGACGGCTTCGTGCACGACAACCCCGCGGAGGGCGCGTTCCACGTGGTGGGCAACGTCTGGAAGCGGGGCCGCAGCTCGCGGCTCGCGCCGTTCGTGCTCGAGGACGAGGATCCGGGCTCCGGCGACGTGCTCTACGTGGTGCGCGACAACCGGGTCGACGACCCGGGGAACCTCGTGGGGCGGGTGGCCGACCCGTTCGCCGAGCGAGGGCGACACCCGAGCTTCGAGGACCTGCCCGCAGGCGTCGACACAGGGCTCGACGGGCCCCTCCCTGGAATGGTGTATCCTGCACGCAAGCTCACGGCCGAGGAGGCGTACCCGCTCGTGCTCGCGCGGTCGGGGGCCTTCCCGCGGGACGTCGTGACCCGGCGCACGATCGAGGACGTGCGCACCCGCTGCGGCGCCTGGGGCGCGAAGCCGCCGCCCGATCTCCTCGCGGGGCTCGCCCCCGTCGCGCCGCCGGAGGACGCCGACCGCGACGGGATCGCGGACGCGTGGGAGCGCGCGCGCGGCCTCTCGCCCGCCGACCCCGAGGACGCCAAGCGGCCGCTCGACGGCGAGTACACCGCGCTCGAGGTGTACGTGAACGAGCTCGCCGAGGCGCTGGTTCGCGCCGCGCCCCCGGTCGCGCCCGACGCCGAGGGCCCGTGCCCCGACGTGGCGCCGGATTTCGGCGAAGGGCGCCCGGCGGCGAAGGTCGTGGGGTGCTCCTGCGACGCGGGTGGGGGCGCGCCCGGCCCGCCGCTCGAGGCGCTCGTCGCGGGGCTCGGGCTCGCCGCGCTCTTCTCGGCCGGGCGTCGCGCTCGTCGCGCGCGCGCCTGA
- a CDS encoding 1-acyl-sn-glycerol-3-phosphate acyltransferase, with product MTTVTTGVSDVSALPPTRRLKSSIPRYAAGFGIIAAVSVVGMPLALLLLPSRTLRIKLTNVLGKITGSAVTWMSGARTTFVNREGINDQFPAIYVMNHTSTLDMFLAIWLCPIGGCGVTKKEVTKVPFLGQLYKLSGHLLLDRGDKNQAVGELTAAAALMKKHRLACWILPEGTRSRDGKLRPFKTGFVHLAIATGLPVVPVVVHGADRIWPKGFTFHKGELPIEVLPPIDTSGWTAETSKEHAQAVHDLVAETLARRCAPSGVS from the coding sequence GTGACCACCGTGACCACCGGCGTCTCCGACGTCTCCGCGCTCCCCCCCACGCGCCGCCTGAAGTCGTCGATCCCCCGCTACGCGGCGGGGTTCGGCATCATCGCCGCGGTTTCGGTGGTCGGCATGCCGCTGGCGCTTCTGCTGCTGCCCTCGCGCACGCTTCGCATCAAGCTCACCAACGTGCTCGGCAAGATCACGGGGAGCGCCGTCACGTGGATGTCGGGCGCGCGCACGACCTTCGTGAACCGCGAGGGCATCAACGACCAGTTCCCGGCGATCTACGTGATGAACCACACGTCGACGCTCGACATGTTCCTCGCCATCTGGCTGTGCCCCATCGGCGGGTGCGGGGTGACGAAGAAGGAGGTCACCAAGGTGCCGTTCCTCGGGCAGCTCTACAAGCTGTCGGGCCACCTCCTCCTCGACCGCGGCGACAAGAACCAGGCGGTCGGCGAGCTCACCGCGGCGGCCGCGCTCATGAAGAAGCACCGCCTCGCGTGCTGGATCCTCCCGGAGGGCACGCGCAGCCGCGACGGCAAGCTCCGCCCGTTCAAGACCGGGTTCGTGCACCTGGCCATCGCCACGGGGCTGCCGGTGGTGCCCGTGGTCGTGCACGGCGCCGACCGTATCTGGCCGAAAGGTTTCACCTTTCACAAGGGTGAGCTCCCCATCGAGGTGCTGCCGCCGATCGACACGTCGGGCTGGACGGCGGAGACCTCGAAGGAGCACGCGCAGGCGGTGCACGACCTCGTCGCCGAGACCCTCGCTCGTCGGTGCGCGCCCTCGGGCGTCAGCTGA
- a CDS encoding glycoside hydrolase family 18 protein gives MLKRLAFVLTLAPFVGACEPGVAPSEDPQLIEPTPTAVTPPGPPPATPSANDGRWLMAYYVGYERSLLPPADIEWANLTHLAVGAVLPKADGTLDTTYAIDPVKGPAMAKELVDLAHANNKKALVMVGGEGTHDGWVAAAAEKRLPTLVSALVALRKAVGYDGYDLDWEPVPPADEPALLALFRALRAADPGALLTMPVNWLATGTAAVSGVYAKLAPLVDRLNIMTYGMARDWPGWKTWHSSALDGAAPGTPSSVKSSVTAYLAAGVPAAKLGVGAGFYGTCWGGGVSAPGQTVGTSKVLANDHVMSYRAIVEGYLKPGARKWDSVASVPYLGFAAPTGAQKCTFVTYEDEESAAAKAAYVKTAGLGGVIVWTLNQGHLPSRPTGGRNPMMRTLHDGIR, from the coding sequence ATGCTGAAGCGCCTCGCGTTCGTGCTCACGCTCGCGCCCTTCGTCGGCGCGTGCGAGCCTGGCGTCGCCCCAAGCGAGGACCCGCAGCTCATCGAGCCCACCCCCACCGCGGTGACCCCGCCCGGGCCTCCGCCGGCCACACCAAGCGCAAACGACGGGCGCTGGCTGATGGCCTATTACGTGGGCTACGAGCGCAGCCTGCTGCCCCCGGCGGACATCGAGTGGGCGAACCTCACGCACCTCGCGGTGGGCGCCGTGCTCCCCAAGGCCGACGGCACGCTCGACACCACGTACGCCATCGATCCGGTCAAGGGTCCCGCGATGGCGAAGGAGCTCGTGGACCTGGCGCACGCCAACAACAAGAAGGCCCTCGTCATGGTGGGCGGCGAAGGCACGCACGACGGGTGGGTCGCGGCGGCGGCCGAGAAGCGCCTCCCGACGCTGGTGAGCGCGCTCGTCGCCCTCCGGAAGGCGGTCGGCTACGACGGGTACGACCTCGACTGGGAGCCCGTGCCCCCGGCCGACGAGCCCGCGCTGCTCGCGCTCTTCCGCGCCCTGAGAGCGGCCGATCCCGGCGCGCTGCTGACCATGCCCGTCAACTGGCTCGCGACGGGCACCGCGGCGGTGTCCGGGGTGTACGCCAAGCTCGCGCCCCTGGTCGACCGCCTGAACATCATGACGTACGGCATGGCGAGAGACTGGCCAGGCTGGAAGACGTGGCACTCGTCGGCGCTCGATGGCGCCGCCCCCGGCACACCCTCGTCGGTGAAGTCCTCGGTCACCGCGTACCTCGCCGCCGGCGTCCCCGCGGCGAAGCTCGGGGTGGGCGCGGGGTTCTACGGCACCTGCTGGGGCGGCGGGGTGAGCGCGCCCGGCCAGACGGTCGGCACCTCCAAGGTGCTCGCGAACGATCACGTGATGAGCTATCGGGCGATCGTCGAAGGGTATCTGAAGCCTGGCGCCCGAAAGTGGGACTCGGTCGCGAGCGTGCCGTATCTCGGCTTCGCCGCGCCCACCGGCGCGCAAAAGTGCACGTTCGTGACCTACGAAGACGAGGAGTCCGCGGCGGCGAAGGCCGCGTACGTGAAGACGGCGGGGCTCGGCGGCGTCATCGTGTGGACGCTGAACCAGGGGCACCTGCCGTCGCGCCCTACCGGCGGTCGAAACCCCATGATGCGGACCCTGCACGACGGGATCCGGTAG
- a CDS encoding SUMF1/EgtB/PvdO family nonheme iron enzyme, whose product MRSPTPTPAPARSPVYALAVALGALVACGAALDLPQEPSLTTASPVDGGQAPLPLPSPPPPDAGSGDAGPTDAAADAADAADAARCPTGMIEIGGSCMDRYEAPNEAGARPLAFKTAPEGEAWCVGRGKRLCTETEWVRACEGPSGNEFPYGDAYRRGACNDDKSWRVPNWTTLATYPSATASAEAARLYQADPSGARAACVSSEGVHDLPGNVAEWVVRTFPHASNHEHVLKGCYWAGCYGGAHPSCASANSAHPGAFRTYEAGFRCCLTP is encoded by the coding sequence ATGCGCTCCCCCACGCCCACGCCCGCCCCCGCGCGCTCGCCGGTCTACGCCCTCGCCGTCGCGCTCGGCGCGCTCGTCGCGTGCGGCGCGGCCCTCGACCTCCCCCAGGAGCCGAGCCTGACGACCGCGAGCCCGGTGGACGGCGGGCAGGCCCCGCTCCCCCTGCCCAGCCCCCCGCCACCCGACGCGGGGTCCGGTGACGCCGGCCCGACCGACGCCGCGGCCGACGCAGCCGACGCGGCCGACGCCGCGCGCTGCCCCACGGGCATGATCGAAATAGGTGGAAGCTGCATGGATCGGTACGAGGCGCCGAACGAGGCCGGCGCCCGGCCACTCGCGTTCAAGACCGCGCCGGAGGGCGAGGCCTGGTGTGTCGGGCGGGGCAAGCGCCTCTGCACCGAGACCGAGTGGGTGCGCGCGTGCGAGGGCCCGTCGGGCAACGAGTTCCCCTACGGCGACGCGTACCGCCGAGGCGCCTGCAACGACGACAAGAGCTGGCGCGTCCCGAACTGGACGACGCTCGCCACCTACCCCAGCGCCACCGCGAGCGCCGAGGCCGCGCGGCTCTACCAGGCCGATCCGAGCGGCGCGCGCGCGGCGTGTGTGTCTTCGGAGGGCGTCCACGACCTGCCGGGCAACGTGGCGGAGTGGGTGGTACGCACGTTTCCCCACGCGAGCAACCACGAGCACGTCTTGAAGGGCTGCTACTGGGCGGGCTGCTACGGCGGGGCTCACCCGAGCTGCGCCTCGGCGAACTCGGCGCACCCAGGCGCCTTCCGCACCTACGAGGCCGGGTTTCGCTGCTGCCTCACGCCCTGA
- a CDS encoding ferritin-like domain-containing protein produces MWTSSRIPTLVLVNLAILGGCKEPETPAAVELPPPPATATSPSPEMPLATSAPSASAAPSANTVPSAMTAPTTVATTAPTTVATTAPTTQAVAKPSKPVVGKTCRTDADCGPPLSCALGFNGATFSKTGTCQAGPIIYEGRPLVVDGEVHVARAEPERGAAPAEDVEGGLLEATDERVPAALARLRAAALEEHASVAAFARTVAELVALGAPTWLLAETARALADEVRHASDTFAWVARLGGGALRPGPLEAAAAPLRAGPRAAEALYRDVFRGGAVGETLAAARADEASRAETDPRLAELYRGVADDEARHAALALRTLQWLRETFADLTHVRDEEIAAFRRGQGVRERGLLEPLLATL; encoded by the coding sequence ATGTGGACCTCCTCGCGTATCCCCACGCTCGTCCTCGTTAACCTCGCGATCCTCGGCGGGTGCAAGGAGCCGGAGACGCCCGCGGCCGTCGAGCTGCCGCCACCGCCCGCCACCGCAACATCTCCCTCGCCCGAGATGCCTCTCGCGACGTCGGCGCCGAGCGCGAGCGCCGCGCCGAGCGCGAACACCGTCCCGTCAGCGATGACGGCACCGACGACCGTCGCGACGACGGCACCGACGACCGTCGCGACGACGGCACCGACGACGCAGGCGGTGGCGAAGCCGTCGAAGCCCGTGGTCGGGAAGACCTGCCGGACTGACGCGGACTGCGGTCCGCCGCTCAGTTGTGCCCTCGGCTTCAACGGCGCGACCTTCTCGAAGACCGGGACGTGCCAGGCGGGGCCCATCATCTACGAGGGGCGGCCGCTCGTCGTGGACGGCGAGGTGCACGTGGCGCGCGCCGAGCCCGAGCGCGGCGCTGCGCCCGCCGAAGACGTGGAGGGCGGCCTGCTCGAGGCCACCGACGAGCGAGTGCCCGCGGCGCTCGCGAGGCTTCGCGCTGCGGCGCTCGAGGAGCACGCGAGCGTGGCCGCGTTCGCGCGCACGGTGGCCGAGCTCGTCGCGCTCGGGGCGCCGACGTGGCTGCTCGCGGAGACCGCGCGGGCCCTCGCCGACGAGGTGCGCCACGCGTCGGACACGTTCGCGTGGGTCGCGCGCCTCGGCGGGGGCGCGCTCCGTCCTGGTCCCCTCGAGGCCGCTGCGGCGCCGCTCCGCGCGGGGCCACGGGCGGCCGAGGCGCTCTACCGCGACGTGTTTCGCGGCGGGGCCGTGGGCGAGACGCTCGCGGCGGCCCGCGCCGACGAGGCGAGCCGCGCCGAGACGGATCCCCGCCTCGCGGAGCTCTACCGCGGCGTCGCGGACGACGAGGCGCGCCACGCGGCGCTCGCGCTGCGGACGCTCCAGTGGCTGCGCGAGACCTTTGCAGACCTCACGCATGTGCGCGACGAAGAGATCGCGGCGTTCAGGCGTGGCCAGGGCGTCCGCGAGCGAGGCCTCCTCGAGCCGCTCCTCGCCACTCTCTGA
- a CDS encoding DUF2252 family protein, with amino-acid sequence MRSVVVAAVLAAGASLGLACSADETPMSDDLESDLTSFRSSADPLEDRDFADDLDRRFIRAASANLDEAAFSKKWDASLESSVLFMRAYPAAYHADLLQIPTKRILGAEGLCFGDAHPDNFGFLNVGGATVFSFNDLDDAGYCPIAFDAARYFAVLRLYFDDKDLSAEVLEQYVDTVKDPLRAVWLTSSAAPDWAAVRASVLADWTRGDSLALGGELSALEGPEREAVLRVAGADPTLSTYRVLDLAAFARNAGGSGGLRRYWLLVEKGSGAATRRTILELKETATPGAAFGRHSKQLPIASRLTTLKSTFWGGSPNDDYFHVSLLGGRFLVRDRATKKSVKLDPKGGKATIDVLRAQASVMARHQSKYWRSVKKDDLRAWLHASSKTLAHRWRDTYEAAR; translated from the coding sequence GTGCGCTCCGTCGTCGTTGCGGCGGTCCTCGCCGCTGGCGCGTCGCTCGGCCTCGCCTGCTCCGCCGATGAGACGCCCATGTCCGACGACCTCGAGAGCGATCTGACCTCGTTCCGCTCGTCGGCCGACCCCCTGGAAGACCGTGACTTCGCCGACGACCTGGACCGGCGCTTCATTCGCGCGGCGAGCGCGAACCTCGACGAGGCGGCCTTCAGCAAGAAATGGGACGCGTCGCTCGAGAGCTCCGTGCTCTTCATGCGCGCGTACCCCGCGGCTTACCACGCGGATCTACTACAGATTCCAACAAAGCGCATCCTCGGGGCGGAGGGGCTCTGCTTCGGCGATGCGCACCCTGACAACTTCGGCTTCTTGAACGTCGGCGGCGCGACGGTCTTCTCGTTCAACGACCTCGACGACGCCGGGTACTGCCCAATCGCGTTCGACGCGGCCCGCTACTTCGCGGTGCTCCGCCTCTACTTCGACGACAAGGACCTCAGCGCGGAGGTGCTCGAGCAGTACGTCGACACGGTGAAGGACCCGCTGCGCGCGGTGTGGCTGACGAGCTCCGCCGCGCCCGACTGGGCCGCCGTGCGCGCCTCGGTGCTCGCCGACTGGACCCGAGGCGACTCCCTCGCGCTAGGCGGCGAGCTGTCGGCGCTCGAAGGGCCCGAGCGCGAGGCCGTGCTCCGCGTCGCCGGAGCCGACCCCACCCTCTCCACCTACCGCGTGCTCGACCTCGCCGCCTTCGCCCGGAACGCGGGGGGGAGCGGCGGCCTCCGACGCTACTGGCTCCTCGTCGAGAAGGGCAGCGGCGCGGCCACGCGGCGCACGATCCTCGAGCTCAAGGAGACCGCGACGCCCGGCGCCGCCTTCGGACGCCACTCGAAGCAGCTGCCGATCGCCTCGCGCCTCACCACGCTGAAGTCCACGTTCTGGGGCGGCTCGCCGAACGACGACTACTTCCATGTCTCGCTCTTGGGCGGGCGGTTTCTCGTGCGCGACCGCGCCACCAAGAAGAGCGTAAAGCTCGATCCGAAGGGCGGAAAGGCCACGATCGACGTGCTGCGGGCGCAAGCGAGCGTGATGGCGCGGCACCAGTCGAAGTACTGGCGCTCGGTCAAGAAGGACGACCTCCGCGCGTGGCTCCACGCGTCGAGCAAGACGCTCGCGCACAGGTGGCGCGACACGTACGAAGCGGCGCGGTGA
- a CDS encoding ABC transporter permease gives MNPLKEVQLILLRELRKNFRSVKGIVLLLISLIGSFGAALLLVKFQTFKRGQIDEAARTTQGSVEVTASAVKEFIHDGRVKALTPVYGETTAKYIADSPEVLYAGLMITIWLTPMLIALLGFDSFSGDMQHKSVRYWTLRTRRGSYFAGKFFGLWSTVSAVTLAIHALIWAVCIFRGEATAAETLSWGVRFWVVSLPMSAAWCGIAVLVSSFFRMPMVALLTTFAVNFALWLVWVIGIASETNALLYFYPNFYDKLLLSPQLWTAAGGFGACALMATLCVGGGTFIFAKRDV, from the coding sequence GTGAATCCGTTGAAAGAAGTCCAGCTCATCCTGCTGCGAGAGCTCCGCAAGAACTTCCGCAGCGTGAAGGGCATCGTCTTGCTGCTCATCTCGCTCATCGGCAGCTTCGGCGCGGCCCTCCTGCTCGTGAAGTTCCAGACCTTCAAGCGCGGGCAGATCGACGAGGCCGCCCGCACCACGCAGGGCTCGGTGGAGGTCACGGCCAGCGCCGTGAAGGAGTTCATCCACGACGGGCGGGTCAAGGCGCTCACGCCGGTCTACGGCGAGACCACCGCCAAGTACATCGCCGACTCGCCCGAGGTGCTCTACGCGGGCCTCATGATCACCATCTGGCTTACGCCGATGCTCATCGCGCTGCTCGGCTTCGACTCGTTCTCCGGCGACATGCAGCACAAGAGCGTGCGCTACTGGACGCTCCGCACCCGGCGCGGCTCGTACTTCGCGGGCAAGTTCTTCGGTCTCTGGAGCACGGTCTCGGCCGTGACCCTCGCCATCCACGCGCTCATCTGGGCGGTGTGCATCTTCCGCGGGGAGGCCACCGCCGCCGAGACGCTGTCGTGGGGCGTGCGGTTCTGGGTGGTGTCGCTCCCCATGAGCGCGGCGTGGTGCGGCATCGCGGTGCTCGTGAGCTCGTTCTTCCGCATGCCGATGGTCGCGCTGCTGACCACGTTCGCCGTGAACTTCGCGCTGTGGCTCGTGTGGGTGATCGGCATCGCCTCCGAGACCAACGCGCTCCTCTATTTCTACCCGAACTTCTACGACAAGCTCCTCCTCTCGCCGCAGCTGTGGACGGCCGCGGGGGGCTTCGGAGCCTGCGCGCTCATGGCCACGCTCTGCGTGGGCGGCGGCACCTTCATCTTCGCCAAGCGGGACGTCTGA